In Inquilinus sp. Marseille-Q2685, one genomic interval encodes:
- a CDS encoding DUF3237 domain-containing protein, with product MAELMSRPLFSISIALHPIHELGRTPAGERRVVPVSGGTFEGERLAGEVLPHGGSDLLLTRADGSFQQDVRLTLRARDGALILMTYRGVRHAAPEVGDRIARGEAVGRSEYYLRIAPFFETASPDHAWLNRIVAVGVGERRPNGAAYEVFEIL from the coding sequence ATGGCCGAGTTGATGTCCCGCCCCCTGTTCAGCATCTCGATCGCTCTCCATCCGATTCACGAGCTGGGCAGGACGCCGGCCGGCGAACGCCGGGTCGTGCCGGTGTCGGGTGGAACATTCGAAGGCGAGCGGCTGGCCGGCGAGGTCCTGCCGCATGGCGGCTCGGACCTGCTGCTGACCCGCGCCGACGGCTCGTTCCAGCAGGATGTCCGGCTGACCCTGCGGGCCCGCGACGGGGCGCTGATCCTGATGACCTATCGCGGCGTGCGGCACGCCGCGCCCGAGGTCGGCGACCGGATCGCCCGGGGCGAAGCGGTCGGGCGGTCCGAATACTATCTGCGGATCGCCCCGTTCTTCGAGACGGCGTCGCCGGACCATGCCTGGCTGAACCGGATCGTCGCCGTCGGCGTCGGCGAACGCCGGCCGAACGGCGCGGCCTATGAGGTGTTCGAGATCTTGTGA
- a CDS encoding LysR substrate-binding domain-containing protein, producing MPKRLPALESLRVLEACARHANFTRAAAELGVTPAAVSLRIRDLEAELGVALFRRSGPSVTPTETGATLAKRMAKALGLIRSAVDDCRGAADGLRVTAVPTFAMRWLTPRLAAYHALPDAVPIRLDVSAELRPADGFDIAIRTGHGDWPGFEATALMPVDATPMLSPALAGRAKLSSPADLAALPLLPHDDWRRWFREAGVEAPALRFYADDYPTHELDAAAAIEGAGVALLSPRLFGALLRDGKLVQPFPHVIRGPAAHHILLRPGEARRAALRFRDWLEDEARRPDAGPMPAA from the coding sequence ATGCCGAAACGCCTGCCGGCCCTGGAATCGCTGCGCGTCCTCGAAGCCTGCGCCCGCCACGCGAACTTCACCCGGGCGGCGGCCGAGCTCGGCGTCACCCCGGCCGCCGTCAGCCTGCGGATCCGCGATCTCGAGGCGGAGCTCGGGGTGGCGCTGTTCCGCCGCTCCGGCCCGAGCGTGACCCCGACCGAGACCGGCGCGACGCTCGCGAAACGCATGGCCAAGGCCCTGGGCCTGATCCGGTCGGCGGTCGATGACTGCCGGGGGGCGGCCGATGGCCTGCGGGTGACCGCGGTTCCGACCTTCGCCATGCGCTGGCTGACGCCCCGGCTCGCCGCCTACCACGCCCTGCCCGATGCCGTCCCGATCCGGCTCGATGTCTCGGCCGAGCTGCGGCCGGCCGACGGCTTCGACATCGCGATCCGGACCGGGCATGGCGACTGGCCCGGCTTCGAGGCGACGGCCCTGATGCCGGTCGACGCCACGCCGATGCTGAGCCCGGCGCTGGCGGGCCGGGCGAAGCTGTCGTCGCCGGCGGATCTGGCGGCCCTGCCGCTGCTGCCCCATGACGATTGGCGGCGCTGGTTCCGCGAGGCGGGCGTCGAGGCCCCTGCCCTGCGCTTCTACGCCGACGACTATCCGACGCATGAGCTGGACGCCGCGGCCGCGATCGAGGGGGCCGGCGTGGCGCTGCTCTCGCCGCGCCTCTTCGGGGCGCTTCTGCGCGACGGCAAGCTGGTGCAGCCCTTCCCGCACGTGATCCGCGGCCCGGCGGCCCATCACATCCTGCTTCGGCCCGGGGAGGCGCGGCGGGCGGCGCTGCGCTTCCGGGACTGGCTGGAGGATGAGGCGCGCCGGCCGGATGCCGGCCCTATGCCAGCTGCTTGA
- a CDS encoding alkaline phosphatase PhoX, with protein sequence MSIPTSRRLLLQGGGAALALGAIGSLGALSQRQAQAAATGENWTAPVRSPYGPLAPVADESTGLPLLLLPPGFRYSSFSWTGDRLADGQPVPRAHDGMAVMHGQGGRWFDFGLGHGQGHGRGNELILIRNHEVGTAATQITAPGTYDTGTIGTDGLRAGGGTTTLRFRNGRWVSAEASLAGTLTNCAGGRTPWGTWLSCEEVKTNAMSSAGRRHGYVFEVHPEAERTTGRPLVAMGRFSHEAVAVDPRTGIIYLTEDDRNKSGLYRFIPNDRSGRHGALEDGGRLQAARVRRKPNADLVVAHVGDEYQLEWIDIEQPDMDAVPAPIGFPDIGAGDTLSGPFAQSWAEGGLRMSRGEGIFYADGRMFIVDTSTGKEPSGRLGRGYGAVWVLDLFTQRLRALFVSDSQIAAHNPDNVTVSPRGGVVLCEDPDAAPAGSPDNYGPGTRLVALTRHGAPFYLLKNNVELTAGQIADAGKTIAEGDYRTSEFAGACWSPEGRTLFVNIQTPGITFAITGPWERGPL encoded by the coding sequence ATGTCCATCCCCACCTCCCGACGCCTCCTCCTCCAGGGCGGCGGCGCCGCCCTCGCCCTGGGCGCCATCGGCAGCCTGGGCGCGCTGTCGCAGCGCCAAGCCCAGGCCGCCGCCACCGGCGAGAACTGGACCGCCCCGGTCCGCAGCCCTTACGGCCCGCTCGCCCCGGTTGCCGACGAGAGCACCGGCCTGCCGCTGCTGCTGCTGCCGCCGGGCTTCCGCTACAGCTCCTTCTCCTGGACCGGCGACCGCCTGGCCGACGGCCAGCCGGTGCCGCGGGCGCATGACGGCATGGCGGTGATGCACGGCCAGGGCGGCCGCTGGTTCGACTTCGGCCTCGGGCACGGCCAGGGGCACGGCCGCGGCAACGAGCTGATCCTGATCCGCAACCACGAGGTCGGCACCGCCGCCACGCAGATCACCGCGCCGGGCACCTACGACACCGGCACCATCGGCACCGACGGCCTGCGCGCCGGCGGCGGCACCACCACGCTGCGCTTCCGCAACGGGCGCTGGGTGTCGGCGGAAGCCAGCCTGGCCGGCACCCTGACCAACTGCGCCGGCGGCCGCACGCCCTGGGGCACCTGGCTGAGCTGCGAGGAGGTCAAGACCAACGCGATGTCCAGCGCCGGCCGCCGCCACGGCTATGTCTTCGAGGTGCATCCGGAGGCCGAGCGCACCACCGGCCGTCCGCTGGTGGCGATGGGCCGCTTCAGCCACGAGGCGGTGGCCGTCGACCCGCGCACCGGCATCATCTATCTGACCGAGGACGACCGCAACAAGTCGGGCCTCTACCGCTTCATCCCCAACGACCGCTCGGGCCGCCATGGCGCGCTGGAGGATGGCGGCCGGCTGCAGGCGGCCCGCGTCCGCCGCAAGCCCAATGCCGACCTGGTGGTCGCCCATGTCGGCGACGAGTACCAGCTGGAGTGGATCGACATCGAGCAGCCGGACATGGACGCGGTTCCCGCCCCGATCGGCTTCCCCGACATCGGCGCCGGCGACACGCTGAGCGGCCCCTTCGCCCAGAGCTGGGCCGAGGGCGGGCTGCGGATGAGCCGCGGCGAGGGCATCTTCTACGCCGACGGCCGCATGTTCATCGTCGACACCAGCACGGGCAAGGAGCCGAGCGGCCGGCTCGGCCGCGGCTACGGCGCCGTGTGGGTGCTGGACCTGTTCACCCAGCGGCTGCGGGCGCTGTTCGTCAGCGACAGCCAGATCGCGGCGCACAACCCGGACAACGTCACGGTCAGCCCGCGCGGCGGCGTGGTGCTGTGCGAGGACCCGGACGCGGCGCCGGCCGGCAGCCCCGACAATTACGGCCCGGGCACCCGGCTGGTCGCGCTGACCCGCCACGGCGCGCCGTTCTACCTCCTGAAGAACAATGTCGAGCTGACCGCCGGCCAGATCGCCGACGCCGGCAAGACCATCGCCGAGGGCGACTACCGCACCAGCGAGTTCGCCGGCGCGTGCTGGAGCCCGGAGGGCCGCACCCTGTTCGTCAACATCCAGACCCCGGGCATCACCTTCGCCATCACCGGCCCGTGGGAGCGCGGTCCGCTCTGA
- a CDS encoding helix-turn-helix domain-containing protein: MRSEIANELEPVDARLAARLAALRAEQGWSLDALAERSGISRATLSRLERGETSPTASLLGRLCTAYGRTMSGLIAEVETDPPQLLRRKEQPGWTDPETGFRRRSVSPPAAGFRGELVEGVLPAGAVVSYDTPPIHGIEQHVWMLEGELELLVDDVVHRLGPGDCLRYRLFGPTRFHCPGPQPAHYVIALCKP, encoded by the coding sequence ATGAGAAGCGAGATCGCCAACGAACTGGAGCCGGTGGACGCCCGCCTGGCCGCGCGCCTGGCGGCGCTGCGGGCGGAGCAGGGCTGGTCGCTGGACGCCCTGGCCGAGCGCAGCGGCATCAGCCGGGCGACGCTGTCGCGGCTGGAGCGCGGCGAGACCAGCCCGACCGCGTCGCTGCTCGGCCGCCTCTGCACCGCCTATGGCCGCACCATGTCCGGCCTGATCGCCGAGGTCGAGACCGACCCGCCGCAGCTGCTGCGCCGGAAGGAGCAGCCGGGCTGGACCGATCCGGAGACCGGCTTCCGCCGCCGCAGCGTCTCGCCGCCCGCCGCCGGCTTCCGCGGTGAGCTGGTCGAAGGCGTGCTGCCGGCCGGCGCCGTGGTCAGCTACGACACGCCGCCGATCCACGGCATCGAGCAGCATGTCTGGATGCTGGAGGGGGAGCTGGAGCTGCTGGTCGACGACGTGGTTCACCGGCTCGGCCCCGGCGACTGCCTGCGCTATCGCCTGTTCGGCCCGACCCGTTTCCACTGCCCCGGCCCGCAGCCGGCCCATTACGTCATCGCCCTGTGCAAGCCATGA
- a CDS encoding GNAT family N-acetyltransferase, whose protein sequence is MAEVEPDGLAPHLDDLAEVLHGCVLDGASVGFVLPFTVEAARDFWRGLEPAFRSRARRLIVARLDGRTVGTVQLVLGMPANGIHRAEIAKLLVHPAARRRGIARRLMLAAEDLARRHGRSLLLLDTRRGDHGEALYESLGFRQFGIVPGHARSPAGVLEDTSYMLKQLA, encoded by the coding sequence GTGGCGGAGGTCGAGCCCGACGGCCTGGCCCCGCATCTCGACGACCTCGCCGAGGTGCTGCATGGCTGCGTGCTGGACGGCGCCAGCGTCGGCTTCGTGCTGCCCTTCACGGTCGAGGCGGCGCGGGACTTCTGGCGGGGGCTGGAGCCCGCCTTCCGCAGCCGCGCCCGGCGGCTGATCGTGGCCCGGCTGGACGGGCGGACCGTCGGGACGGTGCAGCTGGTGCTGGGCATGCCGGCCAACGGCATCCACCGGGCCGAGATCGCCAAGCTGCTGGTGCACCCGGCCGCGCGGCGCCGCGGCATCGCCCGGAGGCTGATGCTGGCGGCCGAGGACCTGGCGCGCCGGCACGGCCGCAGCCTGCTGCTGCTCGACACGCGGCGCGGAGACCATGGCGAGGCGCTGTATGAGAGCCTCGGCTTCCGCCAGTTCGGCATCGTCCCCGGCCACGCCCGCTCCCCCGCCGGCGTGCTGGAGGACACCAGCTACATGCTCAAGCAGCTGGCATAG